One window of Triticum dicoccoides isolate Atlit2015 ecotype Zavitan chromosome 5A, WEW_v2.0, whole genome shotgun sequence genomic DNA carries:
- the LOC119300071 gene encoding BTB/POZ and MATH domain-containing protein 2-like has product MDPASSSSFSSPSPLPDKPEPQDASASQRTRSFGVRIAESSPTSARLVRPKVEPGLPAEYEAIVWRGFSDEEALKWARDDYLRDEMYSTCILVRDGTLAISSQKKKMAPSDLHPKLSKPYTMSTSWHASGNGLPSVPGSASSIIAGAVSGYHLLKIVGYSRTKELPNGEWIDSCPFQVGGRTWHVRYYPNGNKNEDIDYISVFLEFDGTVAEAEAVKAQAKFSLLDQDGNPAPTYSWGTGTRNYSVEKTWGFKQYIKRDELEKSELLKDDSFAVKVDVTVMSEFHARKTPTIVVPPSDIHRHLGDLLSSKAGVDVEFRVGGETFSAHRLVLAARSPVFRAEFFGNMKESTTTEPICIDAIEAEVFKALLAFMYTDALPDMDQQEESAMAQHLLVAADRYDLERLKLICEDKLCNHIDTSSVATILALAEQHHCHELKAACLVFLSSPVNLDGAMESEGFQFLTKSCPGVIKDLLMSHVAPSLLGKRKSKA; this is encoded by the exons ATGGACCCGGCGTCCTCCTCGTCGTTCAgctctccctcccccctccccgacaagccggagccccaggacgcgTCGGCCAGCCAGCGCACCCGCAGCTTCGGCGTTCGCATCGCCGAGTCCTCCCCCACCTCTGCCCGGCTCGTCAGGCCGAAGGTGGAGCCCGggctccccgcggagtacgaggccaTAGtctggcgcggcttctccgacgaggaggcCCTAAAGTGGGCGCGGgatgactacctccgcgacgagatg TATAGCACGTGTATACTTGTTCGAGATGGCACGTTAGCTATCTCATCTCAAAAGAAGAAGATGGCACCGTCGGATCTGCATC CCAAACTGAGCAAGCCATACACCATGTCGACCTCCTGGCATGCCAGCGGCAATGGTCTCCCCTCCGTTCCCGGCTCCGCTTCCTCCATCATTGCCGGCGCCGTGAGCGGCTACCACTTGCTGAAGATCGTCGGCTACTCGCGCACCAAGGAGCTCCCCAATGGCGAGTGGATCGACTCTTGCCCGTTCCAGGTGGGAGGCCGCACGTGGCATGTTCGCTACTATCCCAACGGGAACAAGAACGAAGATATCGATTACATATCCGTCTTTCTCGAATTCGATGGTACCGTCGCCGAGGCCGAGGCCGTGAAGGCACAAGCCAAGTTCAGCTTGCTCGACCAAGATGGGAATCCGGCGCCGACCTATAGCTGGGGAACCGGCACCAGAAACTACTCCGTGGAAAAAACTTGGGGATTCAAACAGTACATCAAAAGGGATGAGTTGGAGAAATCAGAGCTTCTCAAGGACGATTCCTTCGCTGTCAAGGTCGATGTCACTGTCATGAGCGAGTTCCACGCACGGAAGACACCAACCATCGTGGTGCCACCGTCCGACATACACCGGCACCTCGGGGATCTCCTGTCGAGCAAGGCGGGCGTCGATGTCGAATTCCGGGTCGGCGGGGAGACATTCTCGGCGCACCGATTGGTGCTCGCGGCACGGTCTCCGGTCTTCAGAGCAGAGTTCTTTGGGAACATGAAGGAGAGCACCACCACTGAGCCCATATGTATAGATGCCATTGAGGCAGAGGTGTTCAAGGCTCTGCTTGCTTTCATGTACACGGATGCATTGCCTGATATGGATCAACAGGAGGAATCTGCCATGGCTCAGCATTTGCTGGTTGCAGCAGATAGGTATGATCTGGAGAGGCTGAAGCTGATTTGTGAAGATAAGTTGTGCAATCATATCGATACGAGCTCCGTGGCGACTATCTTGGCCTTGGCGGAGCAGCACCACTGCCACGAGCTTAAGGCGGCATGCTTGGTGTTCCTCAGCTCGCCAGTGAATCTGGATGGGGCCATGGAGTCTGAAGGTTTCCAGTTTTTAACCAAGAGCTGCCCTGGTGTTATTAAGGATCTTCTAATGTCCCACGTTGCTCCTAGTTTACTTGGGAAAAGAAAATCAAAGGCATGA